The following is a genomic window from bacterium.
GCAGCACGAGCGACAGCGCGGCGGCCAGCCCCCAATCGAGCGCCTGATTGATGTAGGCTTCGATGAGCATCGACACGGTCGTCACCTTGCCGCCCCCAAGCAGCGCGGGGGTGATGAAGAATCCGAGCCCCACGACGAACAGCATCAGGCAGCCGGCGGCGACCCCGGGGAGGCTGAGCGGGAAGAACACGCGCCGGAACGCCTGCCACTCCGTCGCCCCGAGGTTGCTCGCCGCCCGCAGCAGGGAGGTGTCGATGCCGCGCATGACCCCGTACAGGGACAGGATCATGAACGGCAACAGCACGTGCACCATACCGATGTACACGCCGATCTGATTGTAGATCAGCGACACCGGCGCCCGGACCAGGTGGAGCCCCAGCAGGACCTGGTTGACGACCCCGTCCCGCTGCAGGAGGATCATCCACGTAAAACTCCTCGCCAGGATGCTGATCCAAAACGGGGTGACGACCAGGATCAACAACAGATTCGCCACGCGCGGCGGCGCCATCGTCAGCGTGTACGCGACCGGATACCCGAGCGCGAGGCACAGCAGCGTCACCACCACGCTGATCTGGAGCGTCTCCCACATGACGCGCCGGTACAGCGGGGTGGTCAACAGCTCGCGGTAGTGCGCGAGCCCGCCTCCCTCGGGCGAGATGCTGAACGACAGCATCTGCCCCACGGGGTACAGGAAGAACACGAGCAGAAACGCAAGCAACGGCAGCGTCGGTAGCAGACCGCGGAGGACCGGCGACCGCATCATGCGTTCCCCCGCCCTCCACGGCCCGGCATGACAGACCCCTACCCGTTGACGAACGCCAACCAGCGCTTCGTCATCGCGTCCCCGTTGTCCGCCCACCACGTGGCATTGACCTGGATCTCCTTGCCGACGTTGGCGGGGTTCGTCGGGAGCATCGCCGCGGTCGCCGGCGGCATCAGGCCGTACGCCTTCGCGTTCGGGACCCCGTACGGGAACACGTCTACGAACTTGGCCTCGTTTGCGGGCCGCGCATAGTACGCCATCAGCTTCATGGCGTTCACCTTGTTCTTGGCGCCCTTCGGCGTGATCCAGTACGACTGCATCCACGCGGCCTGGTTCCACGTGAACGCGGCGGGGCTGCTGCTCCGCTGGAGCTCGAGCACGCGGCCGCTCGTCGCCTCGATGAGGTCGACGTCTCCACCCCGCATGAGCGTCGTGATCTGATTCGTGTCCTTGTACCACACGTTGATCTCCGCTTTGCGCGGCTGCAGGAACTTATAGGCTCGGTCCACGTCCAGTGGGTACAGCTTGTCCCGCGGCACGCCGTCCGCCAGCAG
Proteins encoded in this region:
- a CDS encoding ABC transporter permease, giving the protein MMRSPVLRGLLPTLPLLAFLLVFFLYPVGQMLSFSISPEGGGLAHYRELLTTPLYRRVMWETLQISVVVTLLCLALGYPVAYTLTMAPPRVANLLLILVVTPFWISILARSFTWMILLQRDGVVNQVLLGLHLVRAPVSLIYNQIGVYIGMVHVLLPFMILSLYGVMRGIDTSLLRAASNLGATEWQAFRRVFFPLSLPGVAAGCLMLFVVGLGFFITPALLGGGKVTTVSMLIEAYINQALDWGLAAALSLVLLVATVLVIALYSRAMNLDRLFGGGT